One region of Roseovarius faecimaris genomic DNA includes:
- a CDS encoding trans-sulfuration enzyme family protein yields the protein MTRPTNRALSPATRLAQALRFVDEASGAIIPAIHPSATYARDADHNLRTGLIYRRDGNPTTELAERIICDMEGAAETMLFSTGMSAALAVIEHLPAGAHVVVPDVMYYGVLGQFQTYEAKGRLDVSYYSAGDLSDMRALMRHGETALVWAETPNNPNWDVTDIPAAAEIAHAVGARLVTDCTATPPPFVRALNLGADISFHSATKYLNGHSDITGGVLSVRETGAHWDELLKVRNSQGTVLNTWDAYMLIRGMRTLMLRYERCTENALAVARHLEGHPGVEKVMYPGLPSHPDHEIAKRQTGGAYGGMLSILVKGNEQTAIDVVRACEVFYPATSLGGVESLIEHRKTVSGDGFPVHPCLLRLSIGIEDAGDLIADLDQALERAGAG from the coding sequence ATGACACGCCCCACGAACCGCGCTCTGTCTCCAGCGACCAGACTGGCCCAGGCTCTGCGCTTTGTGGACGAGGCGAGCGGCGCGATCATCCCGGCCATTCATCCGTCGGCGACCTATGCGCGCGACGCGGATCACAACCTGCGCACAGGGCTGATCTATCGCCGCGACGGCAACCCGACGACCGAACTGGCCGAGCGTATCATCTGCGACATGGAAGGCGCGGCCGAGACGATGCTGTTTTCGACGGGTATGTCCGCCGCGCTAGCCGTGATCGAACATCTTCCGGCCGGGGCGCATGTCGTGGTGCCCGATGTCATGTATTATGGGGTACTTGGCCAGTTTCAGACCTATGAGGCCAAGGGCCGCCTGGACGTGAGCTATTACAGCGCTGGCGATCTGTCTGACATGCGCGCGCTTATGCGCCATGGCGAGACCGCGCTGGTCTGGGCCGAGACACCCAACAACCCGAATTGGGACGTGACAGACATTCCGGCCGCCGCCGAGATCGCCCATGCCGTAGGCGCCAGGCTGGTGACGGATTGCACCGCGACGCCACCCCCGTTCGTGCGGGCGCTCAATCTGGGCGCGGATATCTCCTTTCATTCGGCGACGAAATATCTCAACGGGCATTCGGATATCACCGGCGGCGTGCTTTCGGTCAGGGAAACAGGCGCGCATTGGGACGAGCTTCTCAAGGTGCGCAACAGTCAGGGCACCGTCCTCAATACCTGGGATGCGTATATGCTGATCCGGGGCATGCGCACGCTGATGCTGCGCTATGAACGCTGCACCGAGAACGCGCTTGCCGTGGCGCGGCATCTGGAGGGGCATCCGGGGGTTGAAAAGGTGATGTATCCCGGCCTGCCGTCGCATCCCGACCACGAGATCGCCAAACGTCAGACCGGCGGGGCCTATGGCGGGATGTTGTCGATCCTTGTGAAAGGCAACGAGCAAACGGCGATCGACGTGGTCCGCGCCTGCGAGGTGTTCTATCCGGCCACCTCCCTGGGTGGTGTGGAGAGCCTGATCGAGCATCGCAAGACCGTCTCGGGCGACGGCTTTCCGGTGCATCCCTGCCTCCTGCGGCTCAGCATCGGGATCGAGGATGCAGGCGATCTGATCGCCGATCTGGATCAGGCGCTGGAGCGTGCCGGGGCAGGGTGA
- a CDS encoding DUF1348 family protein: protein MTPDPQTSRQIAQAHCDAWSSRNPQAVADRYAKDATMSMNHGEPMTSQAEIADMAAGFMADFPDLVLTLDTVLVADRHMVYAWTFEGHHTETGNHVKFSGWEEWDLDENLKVTKSLGWYDGADYERQVTGE, encoded by the coding sequence ATGACACCTGATCCGCAGACCAGCCGCCAGATTGCACAAGCGCATTGCGACGCCTGGAGCAGCCGCAACCCGCAAGCGGTTGCCGACCGGTACGCAAAGGATGCGACCATGAGCATGAACCATGGCGAACCGATGACCAGCCAGGCCGAAATCGCGGACATGGCCGCTGGCTTCATGGCCGACTTTCCCGATCTGGTCCTGACCCTCGATACCGTTTTGGTCGCAGATCGCCACATGGTCTATGCCTGGACCTTCGAAGGCCACCACACGGAGACGGGCAATCATGTGAAGTTCTCCGGGTGGGAAGAATGGGACCTGGACGAGAATCTCAAGGTCACCAAGTCACTGGGCTGGTATGACGGCGCCGATTACGAACGCCAAGTCACAGGCGAATGA
- a CDS encoding sterol desaturase family protein, whose translation MTDMLTYPDVTQLAVPFFIAAILIELTWIIIKGKGGRYETRDAVTSLIMGAGNVASTILLGFIAYGFFMLLWRITPLDLGTSVWVILLCFVLDDLRYYWVHRFGHRIRWVWASHVNHHSSQHYNLTTALRQTWTGTFTFMMIIRAPLILLGFHPAMVLFCGGLNLIYQFWIHTEAIGRMPRWFEAVMNTPSHHRVHHGRNARYLDANYAGVFIIWDKMFGTFVPELEREKVEYGLVRNLGTFNPIRVAFHEWVGIWRDVTQPGLSWRDRLNYCIQPPGWSHDGSRDTSETIKRKHLAAHPEEAGTPGFKV comes from the coding sequence ATGACCGATATGCTGACTTATCCGGATGTCACGCAGCTTGCCGTGCCCTTCTTCATCGCGGCGATCCTGATCGAGCTGACCTGGATCATCATCAAGGGCAAAGGCGGGCGATACGAGACGCGCGATGCCGTGACCTCTCTCATCATGGGGGCGGGCAATGTGGCCTCCACGATCCTGCTTGGCTTCATTGCCTACGGCTTCTTCATGCTGCTGTGGCGAATCACGCCGCTTGATCTGGGCACGTCGGTTTGGGTGATCCTGCTCTGTTTCGTGCTCGATGACCTGCGGTATTACTGGGTGCATCGCTTCGGGCACCGCATCCGCTGGGTCTGGGCCTCTCATGTGAACCACCATTCCTCACAGCATTACAACCTGACCACGGCGCTTCGGCAGACCTGGACCGGTACGTTCACCTTCATGATGATCATCCGCGCGCCGCTGATCCTTCTGGGGTTTCACCCGGCCATGGTGCTGTTCTGCGGCGGGCTGAACCTGATCTATCAGTTCTGGATCCATACCGAAGCCATTGGCCGTATGCCGCGCTGGTTCGAGGCAGTGATGAACACGCCCTCGCACCACCGGGTGCATCACGGCCGCAATGCGCGCTACCTCGATGCCAATTACGCGGGCGTTTTCATCATCTGGGACAAGATGTTCGGCACCTTCGTGCCCGAGCTTGAGCGCGAGAAGGTGGAATATGGCCTTGTGCGCAATCTCGGCACGTTCAATCCCATCCGGGTGGCATTTCACGAATGGGTCGGGATCTGGCGCGATGTCACGCAGCCGGGGCTGAGCTGGCGCGACCGGCTGAATTATTGCATCCAGCCGCCGGGCTGGAGCCATGACGGCAGCCGCGACACCTCGGAGACGATCAAGCGCAAGCATCTTGCCGCCCACCCCGAAGAGGCCGGGACGCCGGGCTTCAAGGTCTGA
- a CDS encoding aminotransferase class III-fold pyridoxal phosphate-dependent enzyme: MKDDNFLREMNARHLWHPMGHPGEAQVNAPKIIKSAEGVGITDIDGHRVIDAVGGLWCVNLGYSNDVVKQAISDQLFQLPYYSSFAGTTNPPAIEASYAVQDFFAEDGMTRVFFTSGGSDAVDTALRMARQYHRLRGEPTRTKFISLKKGYHGTHWGGASVNGNNRFRITYEPLLPGCYHLPSPYTYRNPFHETDPAKLAQNIAAAFEDEIAFQDPSTIAAFIMEPIQGAGGVIVPDPSFMKLMREVCDRHGILMISDEVICGFGRTGDWTGARHWGVKPDMMTIAKGITSGYFPVGGVLVGDKVADVFENAPAADGAIWTGYTYSAHPVGAAGVVACLSETLRLDTKTNAAARGTQLYEGVCKLAEKYDIIGDVRGGHGLMTGIELVSDRAAKTPMDNDTMKRIHQATYEAGTMVRLGAHNILMSPPLVISEAEVDQIIASLDAGFAAA; this comes from the coding sequence ATGAAAGACGACAATTTTCTGCGTGAAATGAATGCCCGCCACCTGTGGCACCCGATGGGGCACCCCGGTGAAGCCCAGGTAAACGCCCCCAAGATCATCAAAAGCGCCGAAGGCGTCGGCATCACAGATATCGACGGACATCGGGTGATCGACGCCGTGGGCGGGCTTTGGTGCGTGAACCTGGGCTATTCCAACGATGTGGTGAAACAGGCCATCTCGGATCAACTGTTTCAGCTGCCCTATTATTCCTCCTTCGCCGGAACGACGAACCCGCCCGCCATCGAGGCGTCTTATGCGGTGCAGGACTTCTTTGCCGAAGACGGGATGACCCGGGTCTTCTTTACTTCCGGCGGCTCGGACGCGGTCGATACCGCCCTGCGCATGGCCCGGCAATATCACCGCCTTCGCGGCGAGCCGACACGCACCAAGTTCATCAGCCTCAAGAAGGGCTATCACGGTACCCATTGGGGCGGTGCGTCGGTGAATGGCAACAACCGGTTCCGCATTACTTATGAGCCGCTGTTGCCCGGCTGCTACCACTTGCCCAGCCCCTACACCTATCGCAACCCGTTCCATGAGACGGACCCGGCCAAGCTGGCGCAGAATATCGCGGCAGCGTTCGAGGATGAGATCGCCTTCCAGGATCCGTCCACCATCGCCGCCTTTATCATGGAGCCGATCCAGGGCGCGGGCGGCGTGATCGTGCCTGATCCGAGCTTCATGAAACTGATGCGCGAGGTTTGCGACCGGCATGGTATCCTGATGATCTCGGACGAGGTGATCTGTGGCTTTGGCCGTACCGGCGACTGGACCGGCGCGCGGCATTGGGGGGTGAAGCCCGACATGATGACCATCGCCAAGGGCATCACTTCGGGGTATTTCCCGGTGGGCGGCGTGCTGGTGGGCGACAAGGTGGCCGATGTGTTCGAGAACGCCCCTGCCGCCGATGGCGCCATCTGGACCGGCTACACGTATTCTGCACATCCCGTGGGCGCGGCGGGTGTGGTGGCCTGCCTGAGCGAGACACTGCGCCTGGATACCAAGACCAACGCCGCGGCGCGTGGAACGCAGCTTTATGAGGGCGTGTGCAAACTGGCCGAGAAATACGACATCATCGGTGATGTGCGCGGCGGGCATGGGCTGATGACCGGGATCGAGCTGGTCTCGGACCGCGCCGCCAAGACGCCGATGGACAATGACACGATGAAGCGCATCCACCAGGCGACCTATGAGGCGGGTACGATGGTCCGGCTTGGCGCGCATAACATCCTGATGTCGCCGCCGCTGGTGATCTCCGAGGCTGAGGTGGATCAGATCATCGCCTCGCTGGACGCAGGTTTCGCCGCTGCGTGA